The Bacteroidia bacterium genome includes a window with the following:
- the dinB gene encoding DNA polymerase IV produces the protein MGSASNNRTIVHMDLDSFFVSVERLMDSRLNGKPVLVGGTGSRGVVASCSYEARTFGIHSAMPMRTALQLCPDAIVLKGDSGRYSKYSDIITEIIKQEVPLFEKTSIDEFYLDLSGMDRFFGCYKLSSALRKKIIKETGLPISFGLSINKTVAKVATGEAKPNNEIQVERGLEKPFLSPLPVGKIPMIGEKTALLLGRMGVKKIHTLQEMPVELMEKAMGKNGVAIWKKANAIDNAPVEPYQERKSISLERTFEHDTTDVTKLRNLLIAMAENLAYQLRQGNKLTACVTVKLRYSDFNTYTLQKRIPYTSCDHHVIDYTKELFEKLYNKRLLVRLVGLKFSHLTGGGYQMQLFEDNPELINLYQAMDKMRNRFGLNAVKRAVGMDSRGLGRANPFNGMPPVIMAHRRQ, from the coding sequence ATGGGATCAGCCTCAAATAATCGTACAATCGTCCACATGGACCTCGACTCATTCTTTGTGTCGGTGGAGCGGCTTATGGACAGCAGGCTCAATGGAAAGCCCGTACTCGTGGGTGGCACCGGCAGCCGGGGCGTGGTGGCCTCGTGCAGTTATGAGGCGCGGACATTCGGCATACACTCGGCCATGCCCATGCGCACCGCCCTGCAGCTTTGCCCGGACGCCATAGTGCTGAAAGGAGATTCGGGCCGCTACAGCAAGTATTCTGATATTATTACGGAAATCATTAAGCAGGAGGTGCCCCTCTTCGAGAAAACCTCCATTGATGAATTTTACCTGGACCTAAGTGGGATGGACCGCTTCTTTGGCTGCTATAAATTGTCATCGGCCCTGCGAAAGAAGATCATAAAAGAAACGGGGCTGCCAATATCCTTTGGCCTGTCAATAAATAAAACGGTGGCAAAAGTGGCGACAGGCGAGGCCAAGCCGAATAATGAAATACAGGTGGAACGGGGCCTGGAAAAACCATTTCTCTCACCGTTGCCGGTAGGAAAAATCCCCATGATAGGAGAAAAGACCGCGTTGCTCCTGGGTCGCATGGGCGTGAAGAAAATACACACCTTGCAGGAAATGCCCGTAGAATTGATGGAAAAGGCGATGGGCAAGAATGGCGTGGCAATATGGAAAAAAGCCAATGCCATTGACAATGCCCCCGTAGAGCCATATCAGGAGCGGAAATCAATTTCGCTGGAGCGCACTTTTGAACACGATACCACGGACGTAACCAAGCTCCGCAACCTGCTGATAGCGATGGCCGAAAACCTGGCTTACCAGCTACGTCAGGGAAACAAGCTCACCGCCTGCGTTACGGTAAAACTCCGGTATTCCGACTTCAACACCTATACGTTACAAAAACGCATTCCCTACACTTCCTGCGATCATCATGTAATAGATTATACAAAAGAGCTTTTTGAGAAACTTTACAACAAGCGCCTGCTGGTGCGGCTGGTGGGGCTAAAGTTCAGCCACCTGACAGGGGGAGGCTACCAGATGCAGCTCTTTGAAGATAATCCCGAGCTTATAAACCTGTATCAGGCCATGGACAAAATGCGCAACCGCTTTGGCCTGAATGCGGTGAAACGTGCCGTAGGAATGGACTCCCGCGGCCTGGGCCGTGCAAATCCCTTTAATGGAATGCCCCCGGTAATAATGGCGCACCGTAGGCAGTAG